From the Elaeis guineensis isolate ETL-2024a chromosome 16, EG11, whole genome shotgun sequence genome, the window TCTAGGGATCTTCGCCATTAAATTCGTAATTCTTTCTCGTTTTCTCGCCATTTTAAGGTTATTCTCCTATATTGTTCTCGAATTGGCTTCTTGGGCGGTCTAGGGTtcgaaatttttgattttgttttTGTTGTTAAGTATGTTGGGGCGAGTCGATTGAGCTGGTCCGAAGGGTAAAGTCGGCATCTAGGGGCGGAAGATATGTACAGGGATCGAGGAGTGAGCGGATCGAAGTTGGAGATCGGCCCCCTCGATCGGAAGCGGATCAATGATGCCTTAGACAAGCACCTGGAGAAGTCGTCGCCGTCGACTTCTCGTGGGTTGAACGGGAGGGAGAAGGAGCGGCTCTCCTTGCCGTCCACCTCTGCCGGAAAGCAGCCGGACCACTATCGGGACCAGCGGGCTGCCCCTCTTGCCAAGAACAAATACTCAGATGGTAAGTGTTTTCTTTTtcgttctttcttttttctttttaaaatctcCATCTTCTTGCCTTCTGGAATTCTTTTGATTTTACTTTAATTGTTAATTTTGTAGTAATGGTGGATATTTCTCCATAGGAAGATGTTTTTTACTAGTCTCTATGTTATCCCTCATTTTTATGCATGTCAATATGATGTTTTTGGACACAAAATGCGAACTTTTGAAAGGAAATCGTATGGATAGCTGCTGACTTGGGCTGGATCTTTTTCTATGTGTTCCTTCTACTATTTCACCATTTGGATTGGTCAAGCGGTTATTTCAGGCAATTGGGAGTAATTTATACTGAAAGTGTTAATTTTTGAAGTAATCGGTTGCTTTGAAGTGTCAAAAAGTACGATCTTGTCTGCACTCATAAGCTTGTGAGGAGATGACATAGCAGTCTGACAAAGAAGTCTATGGTTATTGGTCAGATTAGTTTGTGCTGGAATCCTTAGACAATGCTTTTATAACGGTCCATCTATGTTACTGGTAAACTCAAACTATAATATATGCTGAGAATATTTGTGAGAACTTTTGTAATTGAGAGTATGCCAAGGATGATCCAGGTTCATTAAAGATTAGGAACTGAAATTCATTTATCACATAAATTTAGATTGCTTTTATTTTGTTTGATAGCAAAATGAGAAgtctatatgcttgatttatgtttggaaaatgacttaatgatgaaaagCTATAAACTTTGGCATCATTGTGTAAGATTTGGGAAGCCAATGATTAACCACGATATTCTTTTTGCCTGTTTGCAATAAATCATGTGATCTTATTCTCCAGTCACGCTTAAGATTTGCAACTGTTAGTGTTCTCTTGGAACTCTGATGATTTTGTTCTTAATGTGGTACAAATTGATGTGTGATTTCACATGCTGAAGTCTTTGTTTTTTCCCTTTTACTACTTTTATTCTTAtacttatatatttatatttataatcctCTTTTGCATTTTTCTATATTCTCAGAGATTTGGCTGTTCAACATTAAATGTTTAGGTTCTGTTCTCTAAAATGTGTCAATGCTTCCCCTCTTTAGCAGCCTTACAATCATTTTAAATAGGCTTCTACCTTTTTCATTCTCTTTATACAGAAGAATCTGAAACAGACAATGAAGGGTCAGATGTTAGTGGTTCTGATGGCGATGACACATCTTGGATTTCATGGTTCTGTAATCTAAGAGGGAATGAGTTCTTTTGCGAAGTTGATGATGAATACATACAGGATGACTTCAACCTTTGTGGGTTAAGCAGTCAAGTTCCTTACTATGACTATGCTCTGGATCTGATTTTGGATGTTGAATCCTCTCATGGTAAGCATATCTTTAGCTATGGTCTTTATGAAGGACTTTGCTCTTGCTGATGTATCATATTCTTAATATAGTGGTATAATATTGCTCATATAACATGAAATATGAGCATCCAATGAATTCTTTTTATTTAATAGCTTCTCTTTTTTTGAGGGCGTTTCGTACTTATTGAAAAGTACCTTCTTGCTTCATGTTTTACCACTGCTCAGCATTATTTACATCATGGttcgccgtaccgggccgaaccacccggtacggggcgtaccgagccggaccggtcCCTTACCGGTCCTGTTCGGGCCTTTTTTTCGGAAAAAgaccccgaaccgcaccgaaccgggcggttcggtgcggttcgggcccATACCGCCCGGAATCTGGCGGTACGGTCGGCTCGGTTCTGGATCGGTTCggggtgaaccgaaccgtaccgcccaTGGGAAGGGGGGAAGGTAGCTCACTTTGATGAGGATCTTGTGTTATTTTCTTGGTATCTGAAATAAAATGAAACCTCaagcacatctctctctctctatcatatCTGTTATACCATCTGTCTTGTAGTATCCAATATGATGTATTATATCATATTGATATGTTATTTCATATTATACCAATATTTGGTATGTTGTTTTGTACCAAATTGAAATATATATCGGTATTATAATAGAATGGTGTCAATATAAGATCCGATACCGAGATTGTAAAGCTTGTACCATGTATTAGTTCATCGGAATCCAACTCGTAagatgaatttgatttgatttttcatcaccAAACAGATGGAAATGCCTAGGGAAGCATTCTGAGAACTTGAGAGGAACCTGAAAGAAAATTTTGAACCTCTGATAGCTAGTAATAGAGGTTCCCCGCCCCAACAATTACTAAGCATTTACCATTACCCTTCTCCCTGTTTGGTACCATGACTCCTTGCTCATTTAACCCTATGCATTCGTACCGTTTTAAGTATTCGTTTCCACAACAATTAATCGCAGTTGTAACAGATAGTTTAGAGGCctcaacaagattttaaaataaaaatctcagtATTATAATCACACAACACTCagcatttatgattaaaaaagaaGCATGGGCGATATCTAATATTCCAATTAGTAACTCAAAATGGcatcataaaattgaataatatctgGTTGTATCAATATCATAAATCTTGTGATGCTAGTAGTGGTATATATGTCTCAGAGTTAATGAAGAAATTCTTATGGTGGAATCATAAAATTGAATAACTTCTGGTTGCATAATGTTGTGATGCTGGAAGCTTAAACTGTTATATGCGATATCATATAGGATCACAATTGGAGCAAGGCTTTTCATAAATAAGTCAAATAGGAGAGAGTTCAGGTGTTTTACCATCCTAATTTTAATCAAGTTAAATAGTTGAGGGCTTTATGATGTGTTCTGAATCTTCCAAACCCATTTTCTTCTGCATGAAACTGATTCGATTGCAACATATGGCTAttaagagtctttgtaccgcaatctaactccaaattgaacccaaatatgtcaataatatgcaatataatgccatattgaagttgtatttatcaattattaacttcaaaaatccaaaaaaaaaaatttgaaaatcgaaaaaaatattgtgtaccgGTACCAGACCGGTACGTCCAAGCATACTGTGTGTCGGTACGGTATCGGTACCGGTACCATACCGGTCCGGGACCGGCAcgccgtccggtaccggtacagcgaaccttgATTTACATTTTTAATCTTTAGTCCTTTTAATATCttgaatatataatttttttttggttcatAGATTTCTCCAAATCAAGGCAGCTCCCACTAGCAAAACCTTATCCCCCACTTACAAGCAATACAAGCGATAGCTAGATAAAATTTCCGTGTATTATGTCCCATTGTGCCTTCATTCGTGTTGTTGGGGAAAATTTGGGTGCTCAAGAATTGCGTAATTTAGCAGAAAGTTTGAAAACTTAGTTTTGGTTTTCTTTGCTGGCAGTTTCAGTGGTATTAACTTTAGTTTTGGAAGCATTGAAtttgttatttaaaaaaaaaaaaaaaatccaatgtgTCAACTTGGAATTAGGAATGAGCAAAGCCATAGGGAAATACAAGAACTTCTAAAATAGTAAATTAGGCACAACTCTAAAGATTATCATAATATCTAGAACCATTGGCTGCATTGTTTCAATGCTTCTGTTCTGAAACAACTGAATTGTAGTTAATAAAATATGTATACAAGGAACACTGAAATGCTTATGACTTCAGCTTTAACATGGCTGAACTTATAGCAAAACAATTCTCTAAATTGCTTTGGGTATGTCACATTGCTTCCAAAATATTCTCAGAAGTCAGAACTTGTAATATCTAAGTTTAATTAGAGGAAATGCATTTTCCATCTGAAGCAATGAAAAAAGTGATGAAAATATCACAAGGAAGTCAATTCTGAATCATGTTGGGTTTAAATGGAATCATTTTGGTATGGATTTTGCTGTAATATGGTAATTTAATTGTTCTAAGTTCTAACCATGCTCTTATATTATTGTTGGATAATCTTCTCCTAGCCTGTTGGTGCTCGATCTGCATTTATTCATCACTCGTCCATTTATTTAAGTCAACTTTATTTAGGGTGGGATGTGGCATGGGTCCTTAACATTTTAttagataaaagaaaaatataatgatccaccaaaaacaaaagaaaaatataaatgagaagaaaaggtgagaaaaaaaaatcctagagGATTACCAATAGGAAATCTTACAAAAACGTTGAGTCTAGGGTGTTGACAATTCATTTGATCCAGTCTTTAGAGCACCTTTTGTACTAGCTGGAAGAAAGCTAAAAAGACTAAAGCCAACACATTTTTAGGTATAACAAGCTAGATTTTCCGTTTGATGTGCAGCcaaattgttttctcttattataTGAGAAACCCCCACATAAGTGGAATTAGCCAGCAATCTGACTTGCTGAATGAAGTATCAAAGTTTTTAAAGAATATGGGTGTCGAGGTTCACCATGTGGGTGCATACCGCTCTGTATTGAATATACCATACCATACCGGTACCGAACCAAGACTAGATATGGAGGGTATACTGAGTCTCGATATGCTGAACCGACCCATGTTGGGTGTCCTAACACTGTAACATCATAGTACTGGTGCAGGGTCCATTACCAAGACAGTGAACCATGGGACAAATTCTTAAAATCTAGTCCTAGGCCCTAGGACAGTGGGTCATTAAAAAGGTCATGCATTTAATGGTTAAGAAGGAAAGGACAAATCATATTGAAGAGAAAAGTAAGGTGGATAGCATCGTCAAGATTTATCCTAATTTTTCCTCCACTTTAAtcgcctctcttctcttttttttcgtaTTCTGATGCCTAAAACTTAGATTCCATCTTCTTGAACCTATTTCATTTTCATCTATAGTTCCATTATGACTAATAAGTGGAGCAATACTTGGGTTGTTTGGTTGGGTTTTGAGTCCATATAAAATAAAATGGGTTGGGTATTGATATACTTCTGCCCACCTGATTACAAATGGGTTAGGCATGgtttaaaagaatttttttccCCCCAACCTAAACTTGACCTGACCCACTGTTTGCCATCCTTAAGCAACATGGGGAAAAAATTTTATGGCATCATATCTGCTTTATACTAGTTAAGAAGGCCCAACCACATTTAATTAGCATAGTGAGAAATGAGAatgataggattttgatttggtcGAATAAAGAAAGGCCTAGAAATGAGAATGTTCGAGCAAGTGTATGGGTTGGGCCTATCGAAGATGAAGTGGTAGAGCATCCATCGAGATACCACAGTGAGAAATTTGAATGATAAGATGTGTATTTGGTTGAATAAAGAAAGGTTAGAAATGATAATGCTCAAGCAAGTGTAGGGTTGGGGCCTAATGCTTGTGAAGTGTAGGGAATCCACTAGCATAGGCATGTGCATCCTTTAGGAAAGATGGGTCTTTGCCTTCCTTTGAAATTTTGTCACAGGCATGCTCTTGAACCTTTAGGAGGTTTCTTACCTCCTATACATCAAATGAAATAAAGTTAAAGTAGATTTTGTCTCTACACAAGTTAAGGCTAAAATTAGCTGGGCTTGGGCATAGCAAATCCAAAATCTTCAATACGCCAGGCTCAAAAGTCATGCCTGGAATAATATATAATCAGGAACATGTGACCTTTTCCATTCCTAATTTTCATAAGCTACGGCAATTTCTCATTCCTTAGGCTGTAAAATAGTAGCTGGGAATGGGAGGAGCAGGTGTGGTTCTGAGTTGTGTAGATGTATTAATTAAGGTAGGGCTTGATAATTTACCATCTCAATATAAGGTGATTGCTCAGAAGGATAAGTTATGCTGTTATCACCAGAAGCAAGGTCTCTAGATGCTCCCCCATTTTAAGTAATGAGGTGATTGTACCATGCTATTTTTTGACACGTCATGTGAtgttcatagtggagtgtatatTTCAGGTTACCTGGAGATATGTTTCTTGCCCTGCCCTGCATATGACTGGTTGCTTGGTTATTTTATCGCTCCAGTGTTCTTATCAGATTCTTAAGCAATACCTGACATTGCTATCTGCGAGTTGTGGCATGGTTGGCAGGAGGGAAACAGATTACCACCACCTAACTTTGTAGTGTTCATTTTAGATAATTTGCTGTTACAAGTTGGCTTTCCTATgtgtttttaatttaaattagttgTTCATGATATGATGCGTGCGGCTAATGGTATTGGTGAGAATCTTTTCTTCATGTCTGGTGCCTTCTCTTTGTTGTGTTCCTGGTTCAGTTATCCCTATGCTTTGTCCCCTCTCATGTATAGTGTACAACAAACAAAAGTAGCATATGGGAACTTTAATTGGTGAAGCAACCTTTAGCATATGTTTTATGGTTAAGCTATGCTGCCATCATCCTTAATTCTAGTTTCTTTTTTGGTTTAATCAATAAACTCTTATACCGGTTCTCTTCACACAAATAATTATTACATGAGGGGATCCCTTCATATCATGCTTACAATTTTCAATACATTAGGTCTtttcttgaggtgtatgttgtcaAAGATAAAGAAACCAACATATTGTGCTTATGTGTTTATGACAGGCAAAACATATCAGACAAATGATTAATGAACACACACCTATACTTTGGTAAAATATGTTGTATGGCATTTCATTTTTCACATTAACACTGTAGAATGAAAGGGGTAACTATTTATCTTTTCTGTGCAACAAATCGAGGAATGCCTAGAATGATATTATTTCACTGAGATATTTTTATAAGGAATCCCTCTCAATTTGAAGCTTTGAGAACTGATTTTTCATGCATACCTTCAGCTGCATTTGTTCAGCATGAATGTGAAAACTTCGTTTTCCTTCCCTAACACCCACTTCTTTGCAATAATCTCATTCCTTACAGCAGTCCATAATCCATATATTAATATACTAGGACCTGCATTTGGAACAATGTATTGCAGGTTAGTTCCATTTCCACTTTTGGTTTTTCTTGACAAAACAATTTGCAAGGCAATATATTTGGTGTAATTCACAAGAGCCACAGATGAATAATCAGATTTCGTGATATACTTCTGATGGTACTATTGCTTGTGAAAGTCTTGAAAATGTTGATAACCAAAACTTTTCTCTACCATATAGTGTTACTTAAAGGAGCTTGGGTGAAGTATACACATTAAAAAAATGATCTTATCAATTGACCTTGTATACATTCTTTGGTTTGTGATATATGGATTAGGTTGTTGTTACTTCCCTAAAACACGAATGTGTCTTAATTTGTACACTCCTGGTGTTTTTAAGTTTTCTTTTAAAGATCATTTATGGGAACATGTTGCTACTTCTAGACCTTTGAACCTGTCTTTGTGATGcatattataaatttaagatattAAGCCAATTTCTTATGAAATCAAGCACACTTTTATTCTATATTGGATTGCATGTATGTATCTGTGTGCATGGAAAGCTAGATGCTTTTTGAGAGCATTTGGCCCAAAATGCTTCCTTCTGAAAGTCAATTATAGACTTCTCCAATTAATCAACACCATTGATCATGATGTATATTGCTTTAATTGGCCACAAACTCAAAGTAATTTATACTGGAGGTATCTTACCTATGTTTCATGGCACATAATGAATGATTACTATATAGTTAGTGAGTAAAGTATATTATGATTATATAATTTGAAAAATCCAATCATTGATCTTTATCTACATGATGTAAAATATATCCAAGTCGAAAGATAGCTAACTTGGATGCTCCTAGactataaaataaataaagatgatATCATATTTGTAATGTCGTCCAATTTGTATATATTTGATGCATGGATAGAAGACCTCAAAAGCATGTGATTTTTGGTTTCGAGCTAATTTAGATGTTATAGAGCATGACCAGTCATGTGGATTTTTATTTCAAAAGGTCTATCCAGTGATTTTATCGGGAAGCATTTAAGGCCAAGTGCTCTCAAGAGTGTTCTAGCTTTATCTATTTATCTACCTTTCTATGTACATGcacaaggagagagagagggcgagagagagagagagagagatccttGTATGCATGCGCACATGCATATACACACATAACATTGAAAAATGATGTATATCAATTTGTTGACCTTTAATATTTTGTCTAATTTGAGATATGTGGATTTGCTTGTTAATAATAAAGCTTTAGATGCTTTCTTGTAGGGGTGAAAGTGGATAGGATGATATCCATCCGGTCAATTTTTATATCCAAGTCTATCCGGATACGGATAGAAATTTGAGCATCCAAcaaatatccatatctggatctgtcaaagaaaaaaggataatgatatggatagacaactactTGATCCGTGTATCCGAATATCCGATTCTAGGATATTTTATTTGTAACCTTATTTAAATTTATGTGGCACTGATGAACTTTGAAGGAAAATAAATGATAATATTAATATGCTATCAACTTGATTTACTATCCACTTAGTAGTATCTTTGATTCAGTGGTCATAAAGctaaattatcctacttatatctatatttgtatCCATACTTTCAGTAGCGTATTTATATTcgtatccatttgaaataaatatggatatgaatttttgcatccgacCAACATCCATATCCGCATCTGTATtcatcaaacaaaataaatatggatatgaaaatgCTAGCATCCGATCCGTATCCTGTCTGGTTTCAGCCCTACTTTCCCGAAACACCGATGTGTTTTTTAGGTTTTTACATTAGTGGTCTTTTAACAAGTATTTTGAATTGCCTTTTTTGAACATGTTGCTGTTTCCTAGACATTTGAATTCTTTTGGATGTGCTATGTGTTTAAGATAATAAGTTAATTTCTTCTGAAAATCAATCAGGCACTTTAGGTCTAGTGGATTGCATGTACAGTGCTGTAGTTCTTTTATCAGGATTATTTGTGGTCTAGCAACATTGATTGGTTATGGTCATCCAAATGCACAGGTGATATGTTTACCGAGGAACAAAATGAGTTGGTTGAGTCAGCAGCAGAGATGTTATATGGTTTGATTCATGTAAGATACATTTTAACCAGTAAAGGGATGGCTGCAATGGTAAGATCTCTCTTGGCTTTGATGATGctgttttttttcctctttttaaagTTTTTGAATTGAAAATGACTACTTCAAGTGGAAACATTTTTGCAGTTAGAGAAgtacaaaaattatgattttggaaGATGCCCTAGAGTATATTGCTGTGGTCAACCATGCCTTCCACTTGGGCAATCTGACATTCCTCGATCCAGTACTGTGAAAATCTATTGTCCAAAATGTGAAGATATATACTATCCAAGATCCAAGTACCAAGGCAGTATCCTTTCAGTTTAGCAACTCTTTGAACTTCTATGCTCTGCATTAACGAATAAATGTTTTTATACATCTGAGCACGCTAACACATGCATGAAAGTTGAACCCTTGCTGTAGGATTGGAACCTTATGTGCGTGAAATTAATGATAGGCAATCTGGATTGAGGATCTACATCACTAGTCATAATTTACAACattctagatttttttaaaaaaatgttacCTTTGAATCAAAGTGAATAAGAATAAACAGTTAACAATAAAGTTAATGTGCTGGTATGGTATACCGTAATATACACATTTAAACTGAGTCAAATTTTAGTACCAAGTGCTTCAAAAACCAAACATATTAATGTACTAGGTTGACCCATTTTGCATCCACTTGATACCTAAGTAAATGTTGAAAATATATGTTTTTTATGTTAAATGTTCTAGATCATGTTCCATCATATGGTTTCTCCCATTAAActgcatcattgattttgcattggTGGAATTAAGACTTTGATCATACCAGTAGGATTTAAGCGCACACATGTCCATGCTCATGCCATCACGCACATGCACACTGCAGTTGTGGACATGGATGCCAGCCCAATCTGTTTATGAAGGGAAAAATGGAAAACGTGTCCATTATGGTTTTGACTTCCTTTCAGTCAAACCACCAAACCACCGCAAACATGCTTTATTGCTTTCAGCAACATATAATTCAGGCAACTCTGCATTGAAATGTTTTTGGTAACGTCTTATGTTTTCTGAAATCTGAACATCAAGAATCCAAGATCCTCAATTTAATTTAATACACCAGAACTGCTTTTCTAGTTTCGGCTTTCTTTGCTGAGATTTTTCTTGACACTGTAGATGTTGATGGAGCTTACTTCGGTACCACATTTTCTCACTTGTTCCTGATGACGTATGGGCACCTAAAGCCGCAGAAGCCATTGCAGCGATACATTCCAAGAGTCTTTGGCTTTAAAATTCGCAAACCATGATGTTTTACGAGGCTTGTCATATCATGAAACAGCTCATGGGTTCTTCATGCTGTTCACGGAGATGCTTTGGCAAGGGCAAAGCTGTTGCAGTGAGAGTGCATCATCGAACTATTTCCTGATTTTATATAAGAAAACATCTGATTATATAAGAAAGCATCTGAAATGTGCTGACTTATTCATTAAGCTATAGTGAAGCTATTGTTTTATTTTATCTCAGCTGTACTCCTGTAACTAAAGAGCATGAGCAAGTTTTTCTTGGTTGTGGATTATTGCTGATGCCTCAATTATCATCTCTGTCAATCTGATGCATGTTTGTCTGCATAGCTTTAGGTGTGTCTATGTGCGTCCCGATGTGCCTGCATGGTCTACAAGGTTTACAATAACAATTCATAAAACttaacattttttttaaaaaaaatctcgtGTCTGTATTTCAAAGTTAGCCAAAATAATATGTAGTCTGATGCGGCTATAATGATATATATATGAGGGTTCTTAACGTACGAGTAAATATTTGTGTCTCAATGCATGTGTAGGGTGGCAACTATTTCGTTAAACAAATTCGAATCCATGTTATTAATATGATTTTGGACTTGGCCTTGCTATATGCAA encodes:
- the LOC105059424 gene encoding casein kinase II subunit beta-1 isoform X3, which gives rise to MYRDRGVSGSKLEIGPLDRKRINDALDKHLEKSSPSTSRGLNGREKERLSLPSTSAGKQPDHYRDQRAAPLAKNKYSDEESETDNEGSDVSGSDGDDTSWISWFCNLRGNEFFCEVDDEYIQDDFNLCGLSSQVPYYDYALDLILDVESSHGDMFTEEQNELVESAAEMLYGLIHVRYILTSKGMAAMLEKYKNYDFGRCPRVYCCGQPCLPLGQSDIPRSSTVKIYCPKCEDIYYPRSKYQGSILSMLMELTSVPHFLTCS
- the LOC105059424 gene encoding casein kinase II subunit beta-1 isoform X2, which produces MYRDRGVSGSKLEIGPLDRKRINDALDKHLEKSSPSTSRGLNGREKERLSLPSTSAGKQPDHYRDQRAAPLAKNKYSDEESETDNEGSDVSGSDGDDTSWISWFCNLRGNEFFCEVDDEYIQDDFNLCGLSSQVPYYDYALDLILDVESSHGDMFTEEQNELVESAAEMLYGLIHVRYILTSKGMAAMLEKYKNYDFGRCPRVYCCGQPCLPLGQSDIPRSSTVKIYCPKCEDIYYPRSKYQDVDGAYFGTTFSHLFLMTYGHLKPQKPLQRYIPRVFGFKIRKP
- the LOC105059424 gene encoding casein kinase II subunit beta-1 isoform X1, giving the protein MYRDRGVSGSKLEIGPLDRKRINDALDKHLEKSSPSTSRGLNGREKERLSLPSTSAGKQPDHYRDQRAAPLAKNKYSDEESETDNEGSDVSGSDGDDTSWISWFCNLRGNEFFCEVDDEYIQDDFNLCGLSSQVPYYDYALDLILDVESSHGDMFTEEQNELVESAAEMLYGLIHVRYILTSKGMAAMLEKYKNYDFGRCPRVYCCGQPCLPLGQSDIPRSSTVKIYCPKCEDIYYPRSKYQGNVDGAYFGTTFSHLFLMTYGHLKPQKPLQRYIPRVFGFKIRKP